A stretch of the Photobacterium toruni genome encodes the following:
- a CDS encoding glycerol dehydrogenase, translated as MDKIIISPSKYVQGENAIAAIAGYVKPYGQNPMVIADDFVTGLVGETTAHSFIEANMQFSMELFGGECSRQEIDRLQVKIDDDHNDVIIGIGGGKTLDTAKAIGFYKKIPVVVVPTIASTDAPTSALAVLYTPTGQFDQYLMIPTNPTMVIMDTTIIAKAPVRLLVAGMGDALSTYFEARANAASGKPTMAGGAPTLSAQALAKLCYETLLADGLKAKIAVENNLPSKAVMNIIEANTYLSGIGFESSGLAAAHAIHNGLTQLEEAHHLFHGEKVAFGTLVQLALENAPLEEINTVLNFCHQVGLPTNLFDLGVKEIDLNKLMDVAVASCADGETIHNMPFTVTPEAVVSAILTAHTLGLKK; from the coding sequence ATGGATAAGATTATTATTAGCCCAAGTAAGTATGTTCAAGGTGAAAATGCGATTGCAGCGATTGCTGGCTATGTAAAACCGTATGGTCAAAATCCAATGGTTATTGCTGATGACTTTGTAACAGGATTAGTGGGTGAAACCACGGCTCATAGTTTTATTGAAGCGAATATGCAGTTTTCAATGGAATTATTTGGTGGTGAATGTTCACGACAAGAAATTGACCGCTTACAAGTTAAGATTGATGATGATCATAATGATGTCATTATTGGTATTGGTGGCGGTAAAACATTAGATACAGCCAAAGCGATTGGTTTCTATAAAAAAATCCCAGTTGTTGTTGTTCCAACAATTGCCTCGACTGATGCACCAACAAGTGCATTAGCGGTTCTTTATACTCCAACTGGTCAATTTGATCAGTACTTAATGATCCCAACTAACCCTACGATGGTTATTATGGATACTACGATCATTGCAAAAGCCCCTGTACGATTATTAGTTGCTGGAATGGGTGATGCGTTATCGACGTATTTTGAAGCTCGTGCAAATGCAGCTTCAGGTAAACCAACAATGGCTGGCGGCGCACCAACATTATCAGCACAAGCATTAGCTAAATTATGTTATGAAACATTATTAGCTGATGGTTTAAAAGCAAAAATTGCAGTAGAAAATAATTTACCATCTAAAGCTGTAATGAATATTATTGAAGCAAATACTTATTTAAGTGGTATTGGTTTTGAGAGTAGTGGTTTAGCGGCTGCACATGCTATTCATAATGGTTTGACTCAGCTAGAAGAAGCGCATCATCTATTTCATGGTGAAAAAGTCGCTTTTGGTACATTAGTTCAATTAGCATTAGAAAATGCACCATTAGAAGAGATTAATACGGTTCTAAATTTCTGTCATCAAGTAGGTTTACCGACTAACTTATTTGATTTAGGTGTAAAAGAAATTGACCTTAATAAGCTGATGGATGTCGCTGTTGCATCTTGTGCTGACGGTGAGACTATTCACAACATGCCGTTTACAGTAACACCTGAAGCTGTCGTTTCAGCAATACTTACTGCACACACTTTAGGTTTGAAGAAATAA
- a CDS encoding DEAD/DEAH box helicase has product MTTTTTPANFAELGLISPLLARLTELEYQQPTPIQAQAIPSVLAGRDLIAGANTGSGKTATFALPLLQQLYQAKATENKNAKGNYVTGLVLVPTRELAKQVADSIKSYATHFNGAIKTVAVFGGVSVNTQMLALRGGTDILVATPGRLLDLISSNAIKLDRVKTLVLDEADRMLSLGFTEELSALLALLPNKKQTLLFSATFPEQVKMLTQALLNDPVELQLQSVDASTLVQRVFTVNKGEKTAVLAHLIKENQWRQTLIFVNAKNSCEHLADKLSRRGICAEVFHGDKGQGARTRVLEAFKLGDIEVLIATDIAARGLDIEKLPVVINFDLPRSPADYMHRIGRSGRAGEVGLALSLIDYEDSHHFKVIEKKNKVRLEREQVAGFEVDESEMLLAAEKPMAKPEGTGKKKRKNKPAPVDDFWS; this is encoded by the coding sequence ATGACGACGACAACAACACCTGCCAACTTTGCTGAACTTGGCCTAATTTCACCTTTGTTAGCACGATTAACGGAGCTGGAATACCAACAGCCAACGCCTATTCAAGCACAAGCTATTCCAAGTGTCTTAGCGGGACGTGACTTAATTGCGGGTGCAAATACAGGTTCAGGTAAAACAGCAACATTTGCTTTGCCGTTATTACAACAGCTGTATCAAGCTAAAGCTACTGAGAATAAAAACGCTAAGGGTAACTATGTTACTGGGTTGGTGTTAGTACCAACGCGTGAATTAGCAAAACAAGTTGCAGATAGCATTAAATCTTATGCGACACATTTTAACGGTGCAATTAAAACTGTTGCTGTATTTGGTGGCGTATCAGTAAATACTCAAATGCTAGCCTTACGTGGCGGTACTGATATCTTAGTGGCAACACCGGGTCGATTATTGGATTTGATTTCAAGTAATGCTATTAAGCTTGATCGCGTTAAAACCTTAGTACTTGATGAAGCTGACCGTATGCTAAGTCTTGGTTTTACAGAAGAACTGTCTGCATTATTGGCATTGTTACCTAACAAAAAGCAAACATTATTATTCTCAGCAACGTTCCCTGAACAAGTTAAGATGCTAACTCAAGCGTTACTTAACGATCCAGTTGAGCTTCAATTACAAAGTGTTGATGCAAGTACGTTAGTTCAACGTGTTTTTACCGTAAATAAAGGTGAAAAAACAGCAGTATTAGCGCATTTAATTAAAGAAAATCAGTGGCGTCAAACGCTTATATTTGTGAATGCTAAAAATAGTTGTGAACACCTAGCGGATAAGCTTTCTCGACGTGGTATTTGTGCAGAAGTATTCCATGGTGATAAAGGCCAAGGTGCGCGAACACGTGTATTAGAAGCATTTAAATTAGGTGACATAGAAGTACTAATTGCAACAGACATTGCAGCACGCGGTCTTGATATTGAAAAGTTACCAGTAGTGATTAACTTTGATTTACCGCGTAGCCCAGCAGATTATATGCACCGTATTGGTCGTAGTGGTCGTGCGGGTGAGGTGGGTTTAGCATTATCATTGATTGATTATGAAGATAGCCATCACTTTAAAGTTATCGAGAAGAAGAATAAAGTTCGACTCGAACGTGAACAAGTGGCGGGTTTTGAAGTCGATGAATCTGAAATGTTGTTAGCGGCAGAAAAGCCAATGGCAAAACCTGAAGGTACAGGTAAAAAGAAACGTAAAAACAAACCAGCCCCTGTTGATGATTTTTGGTCATAA
- a CDS encoding L-alanine exporter AlaE, with amino-acid sequence MSVIKVPFKVRNAAADIFAMVVFSFVTGMMIEVFISGMSFEQSLASRTLSIPINIAIAWPYGMFRDYVIGLGRKLSPARWMKGLSDMVAYVVFQSPIYACILFAVGANKEQIIAAVMSNILVSGALGVVYGQFLELCRRIFRVTACAQPTI; translated from the coding sequence ATGTCTGTTATTAAAGTGCCATTTAAGGTAAGAAATGCTGCTGCAGATATATTTGCAATGGTGGTATTTAGCTTTGTTACGGGAATGATGATTGAAGTTTTTATTTCAGGCATGTCTTTTGAGCAGTCATTAGCATCTCGTACGCTATCGATCCCGATCAATATTGCCATAGCGTGGCCTTACGGTATGTTTCGTGACTATGTTATTGGTTTAGGGCGTAAACTGTCTCCAGCACGATGGATGAAAGGATTATCAGATATGGTGGCATATGTTGTATTCCAGTCACCTATCTATGCTTGTATTCTTTTTGCTGTGGGTGCGAACAAAGAACAAATTATCGCAGCGGTAATGAGTAACATCTTAGTGTCAGGTGCACTAGGCGTGGTTTATGGTCAATTTCTTGAGTTATGCCGCAGAATATTCCGTGTTACTGCGTGTGCTCAACCAACAATTTAA
- a CDS encoding MIP/aquaporin family protein — translation MSINIKNRIVKESMAEFIGTALLVFFGVGSVAALKLAGASFSQWEISIIWGLGVAIAIYCTAGISGAHLNPAVTIALATFNNFEKKKILPYILAQLGGAFFAAAVIYGIYGSLLDNYEITHHIIRGDLSGLDSASVFSTYAQPLLSVQCAFIIELVITAILMFSILAITDDSNGVVNGAMSPLLIGLVVAIIGGSVGPLTGFAMNPARDFGPKLFTFFAGWDWVTFTGGRDIPYFLVPLIAPIIGALCGAWLYSRIATSYLSEIKAA, via the coding sequence ATGTCAATAAATATTAAAAATAGAATTGTAAAAGAAAGTATGGCTGAGTTTATCGGTACAGCCTTATTAGTTTTCTTTGGTGTTGGTAGTGTTGCAGCATTGAAACTTGCTGGAGCCTCATTTAGCCAGTGGGAAATCAGTATTATATGGGGACTAGGTGTGGCTATAGCGATTTATTGTACCGCTGGTATATCTGGCGCTCATTTAAATCCAGCTGTTACTATCGCACTTGCAACATTTAATAATTTTGAGAAAAAGAAAATTCTGCCTTATATATTGGCACAATTAGGCGGTGCGTTTTTTGCTGCTGCTGTTATTTACGGTATTTACGGTAGTTTGCTCGATAATTATGAAATAACTCATCATATTATACGAGGTGATTTATCCGGTCTCGATTCTGCATCTGTCTTTTCAACATATGCTCAACCATTATTATCCGTACAATGTGCATTTATTATTGAATTAGTTATTACCGCAATATTAATGTTCTCTATTTTAGCAATAACCGATGATAGTAATGGTGTTGTTAATGGAGCAATGTCGCCATTGTTGATCGGATTAGTTGTTGCGATTATTGGTGGTTCTGTTGGACCATTAACAGGGTTTGCAATGAACCCCGCTAGAGACTTTGGACCTAAACTGTTTACATTTTTTGCTGGTTGGGATTGGGTAACGTTTACTGGCGGTAGAGATATTCCTTATTTTCTAGTGCCATTAATTGCTCCTATCATTGGTGCTTTGTGTGGTGCATGGTTATATTCACGGATTGCAACGTCTTACTTATCAGAAATAAAAGCGGCATAA